The Aethina tumida isolate Nest 87 chromosome 6, icAetTumi1.1, whole genome shotgun sequence genome has a segment encoding these proteins:
- the LOC109606483 gene encoding brachyurin-like isoform X2 produces MRFVFNILFFIGVASSEVHYGPNEKETPQRVRIIGGQEAEVNQYPWQVALSITSANGNEYFCGGSLISEKWILTAAHCLSNVVSVMASLGVHNINVNEPSRQDIPAEDFTVHPKWNISTASNDIALVRLTTEAVINDAVQVVTLATAGTFAGYDAELSGWGKVSSASTEISPILKRIDLKVISNVLCTLYYSVYIKDSNICTSGSGGIGACQGDSGGPLLDHRRNRD; encoded by the exons ATGAGATTCGTTTTtaacatattgttttttatagggGTGGCTTCATCAgag GTTCATTATGGACCAAACGAAAAGGAAACTCCACAAAGAGTAAGAATAATTGGAGGACAAGAAGCTGAGGTCAACCAatacccatggcaagtggccTTATCTATAACCAGTGCCAATGGTAACGAGTATTTCTGCGGTGGTTCTCTAATATCTGAAAAATGGATTCTCACCGCAGCACATTGTCTATCAAA TGTTGTATCTGTTATGGCGAGTTTGGGTGTTCATAACATCAATGTCAATGAACCATCTCGCCAAGATATTCCGGCTGAAGACTTTACAGTACATCCAAAGTGGAACATATCGACTGCCTCAAATGACATTGCCCTCGTTAGACTTACCACTGAAGCTGTCATTAATGATGCCGTTCAAGTTGTGACATTGGCCACTGCAGGAACTTTTGCAG GTTATGACGCTGAACTAAGTGGTTGGGGAAAGGTTTCCAGTGCGTCAACAGAAATATCCCCAATCCTTAAAAGAATCGATTTAAAAGTGATCTCGAACGTTCTCTGCACTTTATACTATTCTGTCTATATAAAAGACAGCAACATATGTACATcag GATCCGGCGGCATAGGTGCATGTCAAGGTGACTCTGGTGGACCACTG TTGGATCACCGACGTAACAGGGATTAG
- the LOC109606483 gene encoding brachyurin-like isoform X1 translates to MRFVFNILFFIGVASSEVHYGPNEKETPQRVRIIGGQEAEVNQYPWQVALSITSANGNEYFCGGSLISEKWILTAAHCLSNVVSVMASLGVHNINVNEPSRQDIPAEDFTVHPKWNISTASNDIALVRLTTEAVINDAVQVVTLATAGTFAGYDAELSGWGKVSSASTEISPILKRIDLKVISNVLCTLYYSVYIKDSNICTSGSGGIGACQGDSGGPLVVGGTQIGVVSRGNKCERGSPTVYSRVSAYKSWITDVTGIR, encoded by the exons ATGAGATTCGTTTTtaacatattgttttttatagggGTGGCTTCATCAgag GTTCATTATGGACCAAACGAAAAGGAAACTCCACAAAGAGTAAGAATAATTGGAGGACAAGAAGCTGAGGTCAACCAatacccatggcaagtggccTTATCTATAACCAGTGCCAATGGTAACGAGTATTTCTGCGGTGGTTCTCTAATATCTGAAAAATGGATTCTCACCGCAGCACATTGTCTATCAAA TGTTGTATCTGTTATGGCGAGTTTGGGTGTTCATAACATCAATGTCAATGAACCATCTCGCCAAGATATTCCGGCTGAAGACTTTACAGTACATCCAAAGTGGAACATATCGACTGCCTCAAATGACATTGCCCTCGTTAGACTTACCACTGAAGCTGTCATTAATGATGCCGTTCAAGTTGTGACATTGGCCACTGCAGGAACTTTTGCAG GTTATGACGCTGAACTAAGTGGTTGGGGAAAGGTTTCCAGTGCGTCAACAGAAATATCCCCAATCCTTAAAAGAATCGATTTAAAAGTGATCTCGAACGTTCTCTGCACTTTATACTATTCTGTCTATATAAAAGACAGCAACATATGTACATcag GATCCGGCGGCATAGGTGCATGTCAAGGTGACTCTGGTGGACCACTGGTTGTCGGTGGCACACAGATTGGTGTGGTATCTAGGGGCAATAAATGTGAACGGGGAAGTCCAACCGTTTATTCAAGAGTATCCGCGTACAAAAGTTGGATCACCGACGTAACAGGGATTAGATaa